The proteins below come from a single Desulfitobacterium metallireducens DSM 15288 genomic window:
- a CDS encoding methyl-accepting chemotaxis protein, whose amino-acid sequence MKFLNNITWKLKLITGYIIVSFLVGLVGYFGINDMQTINTDGSLIYTDNLKPIVTLNQISTTIRDITSVTQYLATTQDRTEQQSARQQIETLKAQNLKYEQDFEKTDIPLLADEEKANYTAYKKDITDYWSHQDQVIQLMDAGKYAEAEQVLHDSVIKADDKALENLSILANKAENEAQNRSDNNQKVYSSSRNTMLGIIGFSVLLALAIGLFLAFSLSRRLSQIVQFSEAFGQGNLTQELTLQGRDEVGQLGTALSQAVEKVRELLVAIRDSSQTVSAHSEETSATMEEMSATMQMIQQSTEQIAQGTEELSASSEEVGASSLEMETFTQQLNKKANEGQQNALAIKERASAVKIKGTQAVNEATAIFQEKEVKVHEALEQSKVVEEIKVMAETIGGIAEQTNLLSLNASIEAARAGEAGRGFAVVADEVRKLAEQSQAAVSNIHKVINDVQNAFNNLMVNTQDLLTFIKTKVAPDYGAFVETGNQYEEDANFVTGISKELADATLSMQEIISQIGSAIQNVSATAQETAASSEEITSSITQTTTAFEQVTQSAQGQAELATQLSELVAKFKV is encoded by the coding sequence ATGAAATTCTTAAATAACATAACCTGGAAACTTAAACTAATTACAGGATACATTATCGTTTCTTTTCTTGTAGGTTTGGTTGGCTATTTTGGGATTAACGATATGCAAACAATTAATACCGATGGGAGTTTGATATACACCGATAACCTGAAGCCCATAGTTACTTTGAACCAGATTAGCACGACTATTCGTGATATCACTTCTGTTACGCAATATCTTGCTACTACACAGGATAGAACAGAGCAACAAAGTGCTCGGCAACAGATAGAAACATTAAAAGCTCAGAACCTTAAATATGAACAGGATTTTGAGAAGACAGATATACCTTTACTTGCGGATGAAGAAAAAGCTAATTATACAGCGTATAAAAAGGATATAACAGACTATTGGAGTCACCAAGACCAAGTGATTCAATTGATGGACGCCGGGAAATACGCAGAGGCAGAACAGGTCTTGCACGATTCGGTCATAAAAGCGGATGACAAGGCTCTTGAAAACTTAAGCATCTTGGCTAATAAGGCAGAAAATGAAGCTCAAAATAGAAGTGATAATAATCAAAAGGTCTATTCAAGTTCAAGAAATACGATGCTTGGAATTATTGGATTCAGTGTGCTTTTAGCCTTAGCGATTGGATTATTTCTTGCCTTTAGCCTCTCTCGTCGCCTCTCACAAATCGTTCAGTTTTCAGAAGCTTTTGGACAGGGAAACCTAACTCAGGAATTAACTTTGCAAGGGCGGGATGAAGTGGGGCAACTGGGGACTGCTCTTAGTCAAGCGGTGGAAAAGGTGCGGGAACTATTAGTTGCCATTCGGGACAGTTCTCAGACGGTCAGTGCACACTCTGAGGAAACTTCAGCCACCATGGAAGAAATGTCGGCAACAATGCAGATGATTCAGCAATCCACTGAACAGATTGCCCAGGGTACTGAAGAACTGAGTGCAAGTTCGGAAGAAGTTGGGGCTTCATCCTTAGAAATGGAAACATTCACCCAACAACTGAATAAGAAAGCGAATGAAGGACAACAAAACGCCTTGGCAATTAAGGAACGGGCAAGTGCAGTCAAAATCAAAGGAACTCAGGCTGTGAATGAAGCAACAGCAATCTTTCAGGAAAAAGAAGTAAAGGTTCATGAAGCTCTGGAACAGTCGAAAGTGGTGGAAGAAATCAAGGTCATGGCGGAAACCATTGGAGGGATTGCCGAGCAGACGAACTTATTGTCTCTCAATGCTAGTATTGAGGCAGCCCGAGCAGGAGAGGCTGGACGCGGGTTTGCAGTTGTTGCCGATGAAGTCCGCAAATTGGCGGAACAATCACAAGCAGCCGTCAGTAACATTCACAAGGTCATCAATGATGTTCAAAATGCGTTCAATAATCTGATGGTGAATACGCAAGATTTACTGACCTTTATTAAAACCAAGGTGGCCCCTGATTACGGAGCGTTTGTTGAGACGGGAAACCAATATGAAGAAGATGCTAATTTTGTGACCGGAATATCGAAGGAATTAGCGGATGCAACGCTATCCATGCAAGAAATTATCAGTCAAATCGGTTCGGCTATTCAAAATGTTTCCGCAACAGCACAAGAAACTGCGGCGAGTTCCGAAGAAATCACTTCCAGCATTACTCAAACGACGACAGCCTTTGAACAGGTTACACAATCAGCACAAGGTCAAGCGGAACTGGCAACTCAACTGAGTGAACTTGTGGCGAAGTTTAAAGTTTGA
- a CDS encoding metalloregulator ArsR/SmtB family transcription factor — protein MQLNRIVSFHKALADPTRIRILAILAKGPQHGQDLAEHLGLTPPTITYHMARLRDAGLVKTRREKNTIYFYIEELTLQRDAQATVNVILQSAKNTLSGEEGGADILDTKQEKEREAVLRNFFTPDGILKQIPVQRKKKRFVLEKLLEGFVVGRKYSEKEINEYIKTFHPDYATIRREFIINHYMYRDNGIYEMNPPELWGRED, from the coding sequence TTGCAATTGAATCGAATTGTTAGTTTTCATAAGGCATTAGCTGATCCTACACGTATCCGTATTCTGGCAATTTTGGCGAAAGGGCCTCAGCATGGTCAGGACCTTGCAGAACACCTTGGATTAACGCCCCCAACGATAACTTATCATATGGCAAGACTTCGTGATGCAGGCCTTGTGAAAACGAGGCGGGAGAAGAACACGATTTATTTTTATATAGAAGAGTTGACATTACAACGCGATGCTCAGGCCACGGTAAATGTCATTCTTCAATCGGCCAAAAATACACTCAGCGGAGAAGAAGGGGGAGCAGATATTTTGGATACTAAGCAAGAAAAAGAACGAGAGGCCGTCCTCAGGAATTTTTTTACACCAGATGGTATATTGAAACAGATACCTGTTCAACGAAAGAAAAAAAGATTTGTTTTGGAAAAGCTTTTAGAGGGATTCGTGGTTGGACGAAAGTATTCGGAAAAAGAGATTAACGAGTATATTAAAACTTTTCATCCTGATTACGCCACCATTCGGCGCGAGTTCATTATCAACCATTATATGTATCGGGACAATGGGATCTATGAAATGAATCCTCCTGAATTGTGGGGAAGAGAGGATTAA
- a CDS encoding ClC family H(+)/Cl(-) exchange transporter, with the protein MRNYNQELYHPVIHWRDFKLKIFIEGIIVGILSGSVVVAFRFVLEKAETWRTKLLPFLKTQGSFAILLWFGVLISLAFILNFMGKKEQMAGGSGIPQVKGELIGYINMNWLKVLAVKFIGGTLAIGAGLSLGREGPSVQLGAVTAKGLSRFLKRLRIEEKYLITSGASAGLAAAFNAPLAGVIFALEELTKNFSPAVLISAMSASLTADFISQQVFGQKPIFNVSHLMVLPLNQYGYLIGLGIATGILGALFNGALFKSLNLYDRVKLPQVLKLTIPLFMAGILGFILPQILGGGNALVDSLTHENYGIELLLILWLGKFLFTMLSFGSGVPGGIFLPLLVIGALTGDIYGQVLTYLYHFNPQYLQNFTIFAMAAYFTAIVKAPVTGSILITEMTGSFEHLLALITVSMTAYIVSDLLKSAPIYDSLLDRLLNKQLTHKEVSEESPKVITEVSVALGSELEGKSIKDILWPENCLIVSIKRGEKEIIPKGKTKVLAGDFIYVLIDENQVVRAKSRLMKMSEGRE; encoded by the coding sequence ATGAGAAACTATAACCAAGAATTGTATCACCCAGTGATTCATTGGCGTGATTTTAAATTAAAGATTTTTATTGAAGGGATTATAGTCGGCATCCTTTCAGGCTCTGTTGTCGTAGCGTTTCGCTTTGTACTAGAGAAGGCAGAAACATGGAGGACAAAGCTTCTTCCCTTTTTGAAAACTCAAGGATCGTTTGCGATTCTTCTCTGGTTTGGGGTGTTAATCTCTTTAGCCTTTATTCTAAATTTCATGGGAAAGAAAGAACAAATGGCAGGGGGAAGTGGTATTCCTCAAGTAAAAGGGGAACTCATAGGGTATATTAATATGAATTGGCTAAAGGTCCTTGCGGTTAAGTTTATTGGCGGAACTTTAGCGATTGGAGCAGGATTATCTTTAGGGCGAGAGGGCCCGTCAGTGCAGTTAGGAGCGGTGACAGCTAAAGGCTTAAGCCGTTTTCTTAAGAGATTAAGGATCGAAGAAAAATATCTGATCACAAGTGGAGCGAGTGCGGGATTAGCTGCAGCATTTAATGCACCTTTAGCTGGCGTGATTTTCGCTTTGGAAGAGCTCACCAAAAATTTTTCACCAGCTGTTCTTATATCGGCAATGTCGGCTTCTTTAACCGCTGATTTTATATCCCAACAGGTTTTTGGACAAAAGCCTATATTCAATGTTTCTCATCTAATGGTGCTTCCCTTAAACCAATATGGTTATCTTATTGGCTTAGGAATTGCCACGGGTATTTTAGGGGCATTATTTAATGGGGCTTTGTTTAAATCGTTGAATCTCTATGATAGGGTAAAGCTTCCTCAAGTATTGAAACTGACCATACCTCTTTTTATGGCTGGGATTTTGGGCTTTATTCTTCCACAGATACTCGGTGGGGGCAATGCCTTAGTTGATTCTTTGACCCATGAAAACTATGGAATTGAGTTGCTTCTTATTCTTTGGCTGGGAAAATTTCTATTTACCATGCTGAGTTTTGGCTCTGGGGTGCCGGGTGGGATATTCTTGCCGTTATTAGTCATTGGAGCTTTAACTGGAGATATCTACGGTCAAGTCCTCACTTATTTATACCATTTTAATCCCCAGTATTTACAGAACTTTACCATTTTTGCTATGGCAGCATATTTCACCGCAATCGTCAAAGCGCCTGTCACAGGCAGTATTCTTATTACGGAAATGACGGGTTCATTTGAACATTTACTCGCTCTTATAACGGTGTCAATGACTGCTTATATCGTGAGTGATTTGCTTAAATCGGCACCGATTTATGATAGTCTTTTAGATCGGTTGTTAAATAAGCAATTAACACATAAAGAGGTTTCTGAGGAAAGCCCGAAAGTCATTACTGAAGTCTCTGTGGCTTTGGGTTCGGAGCTGGAAGGAAAAAGCATCAAAGATATCCTTTGGCCAGAAAATTGTCTCATCGTCAGTATAAAACGCGGAGAGAAGGAGATAATCCCAAAAGGAAAGACTAAAGTTTTAGCGGGTGACTTTATCTATGTCCTGATCGACGAGAATCAAGTTGTCCGGGCGAAAAGCCGCTTGATGAAGATGTCAGAGGGAAGAGAATAA
- a CDS encoding HelD family protein gives MKENQAEFQEEVTYLNETVNFIQNELHSKEAALSQKKNDLIASRKDMWDDTVHMPQDIEDLIDIYKYISEINSVTTDYANVHKSLNQYKKALEAPYFARIDILEEGFPEVDKIYIGLMNIMDKETLGVYVYDWRAPLSGLFYRYELGPGSYSAPLGTIQCEISRKRQFKILNSQLKYFFDCSLAISDAVLQEVLSRNSSPQMRSIVETIQREQDLIIRDVETELLIVQGSAGSGKTSIALHRIAFLLYHGLSSGLNSSNFLILSPNDILNQYISTVLPELGEENVQQTTFDSIAFKLFPGELKPEGRSDQLEKLISLPEGPEKSLKRESIEFKGSHTFVQILDRYIDYYAKRIVPFQDVYFNGVFLATRQQLKNRFLKNEIDIPMAKQLKKIEKVILDKVHPLQKERLKKIEQIVQQCEGHELEVKPFSRLLSLKEGKKFLDSIQTFTQVDCFKMYQTLFTDKNLFLKLSQGLELPQNIEEILSTTDHTLKQGQIGYEDCAPLLYLTLKVEGSHPLSEIKHVIIDEAQDYYPIHYEVFKHLFNKASFTLLGDINQTIEKNTGISLYDDVINILNKKKSLKLFLTKSYRSSYEVNEFTQKILGPVKNSSSFERHEAEPQIVWADNFASLTQQMAQAIDAYLDQGYESIGIVCKSQQDATTIYYQLLKHTKVNLNLVTTCDTTLNKGVSILSAYMAKGLEFDAVLVYQASAEKYSSEFDRKLLYVACTRALHRLSLYYTGELSGFLKFSNTKKSGN, from the coding sequence ATGAAAGAAAATCAAGCAGAATTCCAAGAAGAAGTCACATACCTCAACGAGACCGTGAATTTTATCCAAAACGAACTACACTCAAAGGAAGCTGCCCTCTCCCAAAAAAAGAACGATCTCATTGCCTCACGAAAAGACATGTGGGATGACACTGTTCATATGCCACAAGATATTGAAGACCTAATCGATATTTATAAGTATATTTCGGAAATAAATTCAGTAACCACCGACTATGCCAATGTTCACAAGAGCTTGAACCAATATAAAAAGGCGCTCGAAGCGCCTTATTTCGCCAGAATCGATATTCTTGAAGAAGGTTTTCCGGAGGTAGACAAAATTTATATCGGGCTAATGAATATCATGGACAAAGAAACCTTAGGCGTTTATGTGTATGATTGGCGCGCACCACTATCCGGTCTATTTTATCGATATGAATTAGGCCCCGGTTCCTACTCAGCCCCATTGGGAACGATTCAATGCGAGATCTCCCGGAAAAGACAGTTCAAAATTCTCAATTCCCAATTAAAATACTTCTTCGACTGCAGCCTTGCGATTAGCGATGCAGTATTGCAAGAAGTATTAAGCCGAAACTCTTCTCCCCAGATGAGAAGTATCGTTGAAACCATTCAACGAGAACAGGACCTGATCATTCGTGATGTTGAGACCGAACTGCTCATTGTTCAAGGTTCAGCGGGGAGCGGTAAGACATCAATTGCCTTACACCGAATTGCTTTCCTTCTTTATCATGGACTAAGCTCAGGCTTAAACTCCTCAAACTTTTTGATCCTTTCCCCCAATGATATTTTGAATCAATATATTTCAACGGTTTTACCGGAACTAGGGGAAGAAAACGTCCAACAGACCACCTTCGATTCCATTGCTTTTAAACTTTTTCCGGGAGAACTTAAACCCGAAGGACGCAGCGATCAGCTCGAGAAACTAATTTCTTTGCCAGAGGGTCCAGAAAAATCCCTAAAAAGGGAGAGCATTGAGTTCAAAGGCTCCCATACGTTCGTGCAAATTCTTGATCGGTATATCGATTATTATGCTAAGCGAATCGTCCCCTTTCAAGATGTATACTTTAACGGGGTATTTCTAGCCACTCGGCAACAGCTCAAAAATCGCTTTCTGAAAAACGAGATCGATATACCAATGGCCAAGCAACTAAAAAAAATTGAAAAGGTAATTTTAGATAAAGTTCACCCCTTACAAAAGGAAAGACTAAAGAAAATTGAACAAATCGTCCAACAATGCGAGGGCCACGAGTTAGAAGTCAAACCTTTTAGCCGTTTACTTTCGCTGAAAGAAGGGAAGAAATTTCTAGACTCGATACAGACTTTTACTCAAGTCGACTGTTTTAAGATGTACCAAACCCTTTTTACTGATAAGAATCTCTTTCTTAAACTATCTCAAGGTTTAGAACTGCCTCAAAACATCGAGGAGATCTTATCAACAACGGACCATACTTTAAAGCAAGGACAGATCGGTTATGAAGACTGTGCACCCCTACTCTATTTAACCCTTAAGGTAGAGGGTAGTCATCCCTTATCAGAAATCAAACACGTTATTATCGATGAAGCCCAGGATTATTACCCCATCCATTATGAAGTATTTAAACACTTGTTTAACAAAGCCAGTTTCACCTTGTTAGGTGACATTAATCAGACGATTGAAAAGAACACCGGAATTTCTCTGTATGATGATGTTATTAACATTCTAAATAAGAAGAAGTCTTTAAAGCTCTTTCTAACGAAAAGTTATCGTTCTTCCTATGAAGTCAACGAATTCACTCAAAAGATCTTAGGTCCAGTTAAAAATTCTTCATCCTTCGAACGACATGAAGCAGAGCCACAAATCGTCTGGGCAGACAACTTCGCTTCACTCACTCAACAAATGGCCCAGGCCATCGACGCATACTTGGACCAGGGCTATGAATCCATAGGAATTGTATGTAAATCTCAGCAAGATGCCACAACAATCTATTATCAGTTATTGAAACACACAAAGGTTAATCTTAATCTAGTTACCACCTGCGACACAACCTTAAACAAGGGGGTAAGCATTCTATCGGCTTATATGGCTAAGGGGTTGGAATTTGATGCCGTGCTTGTCTATCAGGCTTCGGCCGAGAAGTATTCCAGCGAGTTCGACCGTAAATTGCTGTATGTCGCCTGCACTCGTGCCTTACATCGGCTTTCTCTTTATTATACGGGGGAATTAAGTGGCTTTTTAAAATTCAGCAATACGAAAAAAAGTGGAAATTGA
- a CDS encoding M56 family metallopeptidase, whose protein sequence is MTVQFPHLNYLNLFNWVWSTSAKASVLTVLLLVIKFVFKSKIGARLHYLLWSVVIISLILPWTPQSSLSLYNLINPGKQHTSIIVKDVGNSLISNNMVNGISSEVVANSPEPISSAQSQSLLPSAKESNAISPLIHRILFFIWMVGIVSFMAITIGVNRRFALKIQGQTVVDMKLITAFEEAKENLNIKKEIPLIQTEHVTSPSLYGIFHPQLLIPVGVLEEFNFEQLSHVFLHELLHFKRNDLWINWITQGLLFLHWFNPLVWYAFLRLREDQEMACDALTLERLGRNNAKNYAYTLITLLEKNSNSSRITSLASLSGTQSQIRRRIAMIKSIHKTPIKWSLLVIGVVIVLAFVTLSNAKANTSSIDGTKASVTSNILESNSQTAKIESNKLISNEGWSLNIDKVSSLGSTNGYGWHSPFGETDTFRSYSVSFIIENDEGKDKAFLPKGKVLGIVGTSGKFYDFLNGEYPSLDKLYSDKHWETIDNPNSPEHWDSMGKPNSPGVFKLGTHANVDLNEQGIIKVVYQDENGTKYEIPFQGKISVMYKQVDIISQKVANIYGESNPKIVKVKPFPGESANSSGYIVTLEGYFTNDGKVASVLEFTMLTDGTKIWALRGYNEDVGQDLWLDNQVSI, encoded by the coding sequence ATGACAGTGCAATTTCCGCATTTAAATTATCTTAATCTATTTAATTGGGTCTGGAGCACGTCAGCTAAAGCAAGTGTCTTAACCGTTCTTCTCTTAGTAATTAAGTTTGTTTTTAAAAGCAAAATCGGAGCACGTTTACATTATTTATTGTGGTCAGTTGTGATAATCAGTCTGATATTACCGTGGACTCCCCAAAGCTCTTTAAGCCTATACAATCTCATAAACCCAGGTAAACAACATACATCGATTATCGTTAAAGATGTGGGAAACTCTCTAATATCTAATAACATGGTTAATGGAATTTCGAGTGAAGTAGTGGCTAATTCCCCAGAGCCAATTAGTTCTGCCCAAAGCCAGAGCTTACTTCCAAGTGCAAAAGAATCAAATGCCATCTCTCCCTTAATACATAGAATATTATTCTTTATATGGATGGTGGGTATTGTCAGTTTCATGGCGATTACTATAGGAGTTAATAGAAGGTTTGCTCTGAAAATACAGGGTCAAACTGTGGTCGATATGAAATTGATAACTGCCTTTGAAGAAGCAAAAGAGAACCTCAATATCAAAAAAGAGATTCCTTTAATACAAACAGAGCATGTAACAAGCCCATCCTTATATGGGATATTCCATCCTCAGCTCTTAATACCTGTTGGCGTTTTGGAGGAATTTAATTTCGAACAGCTTTCACATGTTTTTTTGCACGAGTTGTTACATTTTAAACGAAATGACCTTTGGATTAACTGGATTACACAAGGGTTATTATTTCTACATTGGTTCAACCCTCTAGTCTGGTATGCTTTTTTAAGATTAAGGGAAGATCAAGAAATGGCTTGCGACGCACTTACCTTAGAACGCCTTGGAAGAAATAATGCAAAGAACTATGCTTACACGCTGATTACATTGTTAGAAAAGAACTCAAATAGTTCCAGGATTACTAGTCTTGCAAGTCTGTCGGGGACACAATCCCAAATAAGGAGGAGAATCGCAATGATAAAAAGTATTCATAAAACCCCAATAAAATGGTCACTTTTAGTAATAGGCGTAGTAATCGTTCTGGCATTTGTGACTTTGTCGAACGCGAAAGCGAATACTTCATCTATTGATGGAACTAAGGCTTCAGTGACGAGTAATATTCTCGAAAGTAATTCCCAAACCGCAAAAATTGAATCTAACAAATTGATAAGTAATGAGGGTTGGAGTTTAAATATTGATAAGGTGTCTAGTTTGGGTTCTACTAATGGATATGGGTGGCATTCTCCGTTCGGAGAAACGGATACTTTTAGAAGTTACTCGGTTTCCTTTATCATAGAGAATGACGAAGGAAAGGATAAAGCTTTTCTTCCTAAAGGGAAGGTTCTAGGAATAGTAGGGACTAGTGGCAAATTTTACGACTTTTTAAATGGAGAATACCCTTCTCTTGATAAATTGTATAGCGATAAACATTGGGAGACAATAGACAACCCAAATAGCCCTGAACATTGGGATTCGATGGGCAAGCCGAATAGCCCTGGCGTATTTAAATTAGGCACTCATGCGAATGTTGACCTTAACGAGCAAGGTATAATAAAAGTTGTTTATCAAGATGAGAATGGGACAAAATATGAAATTCCATTTCAGGGAAAAATATCTGTGATGTATAAGCAAGTTGATATTATCAGCCAAAAGGTAGCAAATATATATGGTGAATCCAATCCTAAAATAGTTAAGGTTAAGCCGTTCCCAGGAGAATCCGCAAATTCATCAGGATATATAGTTACATTAGAAGGATATTTCACTAATGACGGTAAAGTAGCTTCGGTTCTTGAGTTTACTATGCTTACAGATGGGACGAAAATTTGGGCATTAAGGGGTTACAATGAAGATGTAGGACAAGACCTCTGGCTTGATAATCAGGTTTCGATTTAA
- a CDS encoding BlaI/MecI/CopY family transcriptional regulator: protein MLEKPNISDAEWEVMKICWSINAPFTANEIVKSLGEHNEWKPNTIKTLIGRLVKKGALGHKEDGRNYLYYPLIAEEECIKAESKSFLTRVFGGALKPMLVTFLQEEKLSREEIEELKRILDERNE from the coding sequence GTGTTGGAAAAACCTAATATATCTGATGCGGAATGGGAAGTTATGAAAATTTGTTGGTCTATAAACGCTCCTTTTACCGCCAATGAAATTGTAAAGTCTTTGGGAGAACATAACGAATGGAAGCCCAATACGATTAAAACGTTAATAGGGAGACTCGTAAAAAAAGGCGCGCTTGGTCATAAGGAGGATGGTCGAAATTACTTATACTATCCTCTTATAGCCGAAGAAGAATGTATAAAAGCTGAAAGCAAATCCTTTCTTACACGCGTATTTGGTGGAGCATTAAAACCCATGCTCGTGACCTTTCTTCAGGAGGAAAAGCTTTCTCGGGAAGAAATCGAGGAACTTAAACGAATTCTTGATGAAAGGAATGAATGA